In Corylus avellana chromosome ca2, CavTom2PMs-1.0, the following proteins share a genomic window:
- the LOC132170600 gene encoding actin cytoskeleton-regulatory complex protein pan1 — protein sequence MDEFGGSRYNGISNPVRKKRTQTYRRPRPDSQPLDEGHDNSPLSSTPPSDDLSKVSSEENASGDTNSRRKELNLNQCVSKFPSAAGTESEKLYEKNKKDGGFNAFYNKMSGRSGFNNRRSSEGVLAPANWKNSSKLKDGFESEPRNVDIYGGRNGESLSSGQAGVSLDGSGNENKVKKVKLKVCGVTRTIQANTASNGAVGGGSSSKSSRSSDVSRLRQKQNLQENSDDNHSPLVKRSGLQGIPWKDFSRGGFSLVKEESLTGKQSGKSASGKQGDKFEPVRKSRRVPKRRVLDTEFGDDEEDDEIRYLEKLKTSKSKTGTKEDNEESSKKHQKFSRVSNMENGGSSRLGKDVKRSRSDRVSEDTDYEEEGESGSDGELDGNKKKKQRKESVDSLMDNKREMTLTTRQRALQSSRDATPGTSLIEFPNGLPPAPPRRQKEKLSELEQQLKKSEAAQRRRMQVEKAARESEAEAIRKILGQESSRKKQEDKLKKRREELAQERAANALTIASNTVRLIMGPTGTTVTFSEDIGLPSIFDSKPKSYPPPRENCAGPSCTNPYKYRDSKSQLPLCSLQCYKAVQEKMLPATPC from the exons ATGGATGAGTTTGGTGGTTCTCGGTATAATGGTATCAGCAATCCTGTAAGGAAGAAAAGGACTCAAACTTATCGCCGACCTCGGCCTGATTCACAGCCACTGGATGAAGGTCATGATAATTCACCCTTATCTTCTACACCACCTTCAGATGATTTAAGCAAGGTCTCTAGTGAAGAGAATGCTAGTGGAGATACTAATTCTAGGAGGAAAGAATTAAATCTTAATCAATGTGTGTCAAAGTTTCCTTCTGCTGCTGGGACTGAAAGCGAAAAACTctatgaaaagaataaaaaagatggAGGATTCAATGCATTTTACAATAAGATGTCGGGCCGAAGTGGGTTTAATAACAGACGTAGTAGTGAAGGTGTCCTTGCCCCTGCTAACTGGAAAAACAGTAGCAAGTTGAAGGATGGGTTTGAATCAGAGCCAAGAAATGTGGACATATATGGTGGGAGGAATGGTGAAAGTCTGAGTTCAGGGCAGGCGGGAGTCTCACTAGATGGATCAGGAAATGAGAACAAGGTTAAAAAGGTTAAGCTTAAGGTTTGTGGTGTCACACGAACAATTCAAGCCAACACCGCTTCTAATGGTGCAGTAGGAGGTGGGTCTTCTTCAAAGAGTTCTCGATCCTCAGATGTCTCAAGGCTGCGCCAGAAACAGAATCTTCAG GAAAATTCAGACGATAACCACTCTCCCCTAGTTAAGAGGAGTGGCTTACAAGGAATTCCATGGAAGGATTTCTCTAGAGGTGGTTTTAGTCTTGTGAAGGAAGAGTCTTTGACGGGGAAGCAGTCTGGAAAGAGTGCATCTGGTAAGCAAGGAGACAAATTTGAACCAGTTCGTAAGAGCAGGCGGGTCCCTAAGAGGCGTGTACTTGACACAGAATTTGGTGATGATGAGGAGGATGATGAGATTCGGTACCTGGAGAAGCTTAAAACTTCGAAGTCTAAGACTGGAACTAAAGAAGACAACGAAGAATCAAGCAAGAAACACCAGAAATTTTCTAGGGTATCTAATATGGAAAATGGTGGGTCATCAAGGTTAGGCAAAGATGTTAAGAGGTCCAGATCAGATAGAGTATCTGAGGACACAGATTATGAGGAAGAAGGAGAGTCAGGATCTGATGGTGAACTTGATGGtaacaaaaagaagaagcagagaAAGGAATCTGTGGATTCTTTAATGGATAATAAGAGGGAAATGACTCTCACAACACGTCAACGGGCCCTTCAGTCAAGCAGAGATGCAACACCTGGTACAAGTTTAATTGAGTTTCCAAATGGACTGCCTCCTGCCCCACCAAGAA GGCAAAAGGAGAAACTTTCAGAATTAGAGCAACAGCTAAAGAAATCTGAGGCTGCTCAAAGACGTAGGATGCAGGTCGAGAAAGCTGCTCGGGAATCTGAG GCTGAGGCTATCAGAAAAATTCTTGGTCAAGAATCTAGCCGGAAAAAGCAGGAAGATAAATTGAAGAAGCGTCGCGAAGAATTGGCACAG GAGAGGGCTGCCAATGCTTTGACGATTGCATCTAACACCGTTAGATTGATAATGGGTCCTACTGGGACTACAGTGACATTTTCTGAGGATATTGGTCTCCCTAGCATATTTGACTCCAAACCCAAAAG TTATCCTCCTCCGCGCGAAAACTGCGCTGGTCCATCTTGTACTAATCCATACAAGTATCGAGATTCGAAGTCTCAGCTTCCTCTTTGTAGTCTCCAGTGCTACAAGGCAGTTCAGGAAAAGATGCTGCCTGCAACTCCCTGCTAA
- the LOC132170236 gene encoding receptor-like serine/threonine-protein kinase ALE2, whose protein sequence is MLILQCDLAVDFIESHRSEEAILRSSTASVMSVCAVSVTAGVLEMLRWLLRKRLLVLFYLIYITNADVSNDLLEAPLVSPTSAPLTAPAIPDLPLPADPPLFHKPRHKHFSPRGAPTTVLSPAHPPFYGPLLTPGHPPTSSRLSKPLMKRSVLAPPIASLKNIAPTQSSAGALPSGLAQPPLSPSVSDCCKPDMILKQGTQGCHCVYPIKLDLLLLNVSQNWNLFLQELASQLSLQNSQIQLINFYVLSLSTLNISMDIVPRTGISFSASDASVINSLLVMHKVHLNPTFVGDYRLLNFTWFQPPLPSPAPLIATSPVEAPPYHSATPASLGASNKERHSNLTAILGIGAAIMFIAIVSVIIICLCAFRQGKTKASLVETEKLRTVGAVPAVGSLPHPTSTRFLAYEELKEATNNFESASILGEGGFGRVYKGVLSDGTAVAIKRLTSGGQQGDKEFLVEVEMLSRLHHRNLVKLVGYYSNRDSSQNLLCYELVPNGSLEAWLHGPLGVNCPLDWDTRMKIALDAARGLAYLHEDSQPCVIHRDFKASNILLENNFNAKVADFGLAKQAPEGRINYLSTRVMGTFGYVAPEYAMTGHLLVKSDVYSYGVVLLELLTGRKPVEMSQPAGQENLVTWARPILRDKDRLEELADSTLGGKYPKEDFVRVCTIAAACVAPEASQRPTMGEVVQSLKMVQRVTEYQDSMLTSSNNRPNLRQSSTTFESDGTSSMFSSGPYSGLSTFDNDNISRTAVFSEDLHEGR, encoded by the exons ATGCTCATTTTACAGTGTGATCTCGCCGTTGATTTCATCGAATCTCACAGATCTGAGGAAGCGATCCTGCGGTCATCTACGGCGTCGGTGATGTCGGTGTGCGCGGTTTCTGTCACCGCCG GAGTATTGGAAATGCTTCGATGGTTGTTGCGGAAACGTTTGcttgtattgttttatttgATATACATCACCAATGCTGATGTATCCAATGATCTATTGGAAGCCCCTTTAGTATCTCCTACTAGTGCACCTTTGACTGCACCTGCTATTCCTGATCTACCTCTACCAGCTGATCCTCCTTTGTTCCATAAACCTCGACATAAGCATTTTTCTCCACGTGGTGCGCCAACAACTGTACTATCACCAGCCCATCCTCCTTTTTATGGCCCACTGTTAACTCCTGGTCACCCCCCTACTAGCTCACGATTGTCAAAACCATTGATGAAGAGGAGCGTATTAGCACCACCTATTGCTAGTCTTAAGAATATTGCCCCAACACAGTCCAGTGCTGGTGCACTTCCTTCTGGTTTAGCTCAGCCACCACTATCTCCTTCTGTCTCTG ATTGTTGCAAACCAGACATGATATTGAAACAAGGGACTCAGGGGTGCCACTGTGTGTATCCAATAAAACTAGACCTTCTCCTCTTAAACGTCTCTCAAAATTGGAATCTTTTTCTACAAGAATTAGCTTCCCAACTTAGTTTGCAAAATTCCCAAATTCAGCTGATAAACTTTTATGTACTCAGCTTATCAACATTAAATATTTCAATGGATATAGTTCCACGTACGGGGATCAGTTTTTCTGCCAGTGATGCATCTGTGATAAATTCTTTGCTCGTCATGCATAAGGTCCATCTAAACCCTACATTTGTGGGTGATTACAGACTTCTCAATTTTACCTGGTTTCAGCCTCCACTGCCTTCTCCAG CTCCTCTTATTGCTACATCGCCTGTGGAGGCCCCACCATATCATTCAGCAACTCCTGCATCACTTGGTGCTTCAAACAAAGAGCGGCATTCAAATTTAACTGCTATACTTGGTATTGGAGCTGCCATAATGTTCATCGCCATTGTATCTGTGATTATAATTTGTTTATGCGCATTCCGCCAAGGGAAGACTAAAGCATCTCTTGTAGAAACTG AAAAGCTGAGGACTGTGGGTGCAGTTCCGGCAGTAGGATCTCTTCCCCACCCAACCAGCACTCGGTTTCTAGCTTATGAAGAACTTAAAGAAGCCACAAACAACTTTGAATCTGCAAGCATACTTGGAGAAGGTGGGTTTGGTAGAGTTTACAAGGGTGTCTTAAGTGACGGTACAGCTGTAGCAATTAAGAGGCTTACTAGTGGAGGGCAACAAGGGGATAAAGAGTTTCTGGTAGAGGTTGAGATGCTTAGTAGGCTGCATCACCGTAATCTTGTCAAACTTGTGGGTTACTATAGCAATCGTGACTCTTCACAAAACCTACTTTGCTATGAGCTCGTCCCAAATGGAAGCTTGGAGGCCTGGCTCCATg GTCCCTTGGGAGTAAATTGTCCTTTGGATTGGGACACAAGAATGAAGATTGCACTTGATGCTGCAAGGGGACTTGCATACCTGCACGAGGACTCACAGCCCTGTGTTATCCACAGAGATTTCAAGGCATCCAATATACTGCTTGAGAACAACTTTAATGCTAAAGTTGCTGACTTTGGCCTCGCTAAACAGGCACCCGAAGGCAGAATAAACTACCTCTCTACTCGAGTGATGGGCACATTTGG GTATGTAGCTCCTGAGTATGCTATGACTGGACATCTACTCGTTAAAAGTGATGTATACAGCTATGGGGTTGTACTACTTGAATTGCTGACCGGAAGGAAGCCTGTGGAAATGTCACAACCAGCTGGACAGGAAAACCTCGTCACTTGG GCCAGACCAATTCTTAGAGACAAGGATCGGCTGGAAGAGCTTGCTGATTCAACGCTTGGAGGGAAGTACCCGAAGGAAGATTTTGTACGTGTTTGCACAATTGCGGCCGCTTGTGTTGCACCCGAGGCAAGCCAACGGCCTACAATGGGTGAAGTGGTGCAGTCACTAAAAATGGTGCAGCGTGTCACAGAATATCAAGATTCCATGTTAACCTCTTCCAACAACCGGCCAAACCTAAGGCAGTCATCTACTACCTTCGAGTCTGATGGCACGTCTTCGATGTTCTCTTCCGGTCCTTACTCCGGTCTAAGTACCTTCGACAATGACAACATCTCAAGAACAGCGGTCTTCTCTGAAGATCTTCATGAAGGACGATGA
- the LOC132169166 gene encoding uncharacterized protein LOC132169166 — protein sequence MKILCWNCRGIENPETVRELCRKVKDKCPDLVFLMETKLISNKMSVIKQRMSFNNMLVVDCIGRSGGLALLWKEGMGVEIHNYSIRHINAVVCPPNSIPWTFTGFYGHPEAHRRWEAWKLLRHLKSKALGPWMCAGDFNEIVDPSEKVGGKRRSNFLMENFKTTLEECGLFEVVTKGPTCTWNNGREGEEFIMEKLDRMVASHDWHVRFPNVEVLLEAAIFSDHLSMSINLVGPQFTSRRMLGFRFEAKWADNMECREVIRSIWRKKTHGKGTWHSVAGKLEASKSRLKAWQRVQGGNMRQQINELSEQLLKAQAEHGGTDTSLLMKLKNELLEKQREDDLFWKQRAKEHWAKFGDQNSRFFHACATHKKKASLITGITDEFGQRWETNEQIGGAFTRYFQNLFTTCGPRHMEKALEAVEQHVTPSMNESLLKDFTVEEKNWAETGEEVSHFVLQILNNGSMNKELNLTYIALIPKTANPISVTEFRPISLFNVLYKLISKTLANRLKIVLPDIISPNQSAFVPDRLITDNVLAALETLHTMKSRMWGKVGHMAVKLDMSKAYDRVEWDFLEAIMERMGFAKALSSLLTQADRDGRLPGVPTSKRGPRLSHLFFADDSLLFFTKEEILRLPGIQSTQRYDKYLGLPALVGKSRRQAFNSIKDRVWRRLGDWKLKLLLQAGREILLKAVIQAIPTYSMTKLGTKPSFAWRSIQGARELLKDGLFWRVGNGQSINIWGDCWIPISSTYRIHSPSRVLDPSSKVSELLDNGKCGWNQELLKSIFTEEERVAITSIPISQTNQPDVQIWRCTNNGMFSVKSAYHLAKEMEMSGNPEGSLKTKESILWKTLWRLTIPNAAKNFLWRACHDLLPTKDNLLRRKVVTEPWCPFCEKEPETVYHALWGCPAATDVWGSSRRIFQKCVIEGSNFMETAEYILERSGAAEFGIFTEEQTEEFNKANEVSHNRSVVENNERGKKWLAPPQGSHKINWDVAIDKLHERMGIGVVIRGENGQVIAAMSKTTLGLLEPTMGEALAAYHAVCLGRNLGMQNIYLEGDAKQVVEAINSQTSTWSRFGHLIDDTRGILRSFSSWRCNFVYRNANEAAHRLAKAAITDISDRIWRDTTPNCIRDIVLMEQSVLSL from the exons ATGAAAATACTATGTTGGAACTGTCGAGGGATTGAGAACCCTGAGACAGTTCGAGAGCTTTGCCGAAAGGTCAAAGATAAGTGTCCCGATTTGGTTTTCCTGATGGAAACcaaattaataagtaataaaaTGTCTGTGATAAAACAAAGGATGAGTTTCAATAATATGCTAGTTGTGGATTGTATAGGGAGAAGTGGAGGGTTGGCATTACTGTGGAAGGAGGGAATGGGAGTTGAAATCCATAATTACAGCATTAGGCATATTAATGCAGTTGTGTGTCCTCCAAACTCAATTCCATGGACTTTCACTGGCTTTTACGGCCACCCGGAAGCGCATAGAAGATGGGAAGCATGGAAGCTACTGAGACATTTGAAATCCAAGGCTCTTGGCCCTTGGATGTGCGCCGGCGATTTTAACGAAATTGTCGACCCATCTGAAAAAGTGGGAGGTAAGCGAAGGTCTAACTTCCTTATGGAGAATTTTAAAACAACACTTGAAGAATGTGGCCTTTTTGAAGTAGTGACCAAAGGCCCAACATGCACTTGGAATAATGGGAGAGAGGGCGAAGAATTTATTATGGAGAAATTAGATAGAATGGTGGCTTCTCATGACTGGCATGTTCGATTTCCCAACGTGGAGGTATTGCTTGAAGCTGCAATTTTTTCTGATCATCTCTCAATGTCTATTAATCTTGTGGGCCCTCAGTTTACAAGTAGGAGGATGCTGGGATTCAGATTCGAAGCCAAGTGGGCTGATAACATGGAGTGCCGTGAGGTTATAAGGAGCATATGGCGAAAAAAAACTCATGGGAAGGGAACCTGGCATTCGGTGGCAGGGAAACTCGAAGCTAGCAAATCCAGACTAAAGGCATGGCAACGCGTGCAAGGTGGAAATATGAGACAGCAAATAAATGAGCTGTCCGAACAGCTGTTGAAGGCACAAGCTGAACATGGAGGGACTGACACCTCTCTACTGATGAAGTTGAAAAATGAGCTGCTGGAAAAGCAACGAGAGGATGACTTGTTCTGGAAGCAGAGGGCAAAAGAACACTGGGCAAAATTTGGGGATCAGAATTCTCGTTTCTTCCATGCATGCGCTACTCATAAGAAAAAAGCCAGTTTGATAACTGGAATTACTGATGAATTTGGGCAACGTTGGGAAACAAACGAACAAATTGGGGGAGCATTTACcagatattttcaaaatttattcacCACATGTGGACCCAGACATATGGAGAAGGCGTTGGAAGCAGTTGAGCAGCATGTAACCCCATCAATGAACGAATCTTTGTTGAAAGATTTTACGGTGGAAGAA aaaaattggGCGGAGACTGGGGAAGAGGTTAGCCATTTTGTATTACAAATTTTGAATAATGGAAGCATGAATAAAGAGCTAAATTTGACTTATATTGCTTTAATCCCAAAAACTGCTAACCCAATTTCTGTTACCGAATTTCGCCCCATTAGTTTGTTTAACGTCCTTTATAAATTGATCTCCAAGACCCTTGCAAACAGACTTAAAATTGTGCTCCCTGATATAATCTCACCAAACCAAAGCGCGTTTGTCCCCGATCGGCTTATAACGGACAATGTATTGGCAGCTTTGGAAACCCTTCATACCATGAAGTCAAGAATGTGGGGGAAGGTGGGTCATATGGCAGTTAAACTCGACATGAGTAAAGCCTATGACAGGGTGGAATGGGATTTTTTAGAAGCCATTATGGAGCGGATGGGATTCGCGA AGGCTCTTAGTTCCCTTCTGACTCAGGCTGACAGAGATGGCAGACTACCTGGTGTTCCAACTTCAAAGCGAGGACCCCGTTTAAGCCATCTTTTCTTTGCGGACGACAGTCTATTATTCT TTACAAAGGAGGAAATTCTGAGACTGCCTGGGATTCAGTCCACACAGAGATACGACAAGTACCTTGGGCTGCCAGCTCTTGTTGGTAAATCTCGTAGACAAGCTTTTAATAGCATAAAAGATAGAGTGTGGAGGCGACTGGGTGATTGGAAGCTGAAATTGTTGTTACAAGCTGGGAGAGAGATATTGCTAAAAGCTGTGATCCAGGCCATTCCAACATACAGCATGA CAAAACTGGGGACGAAGCCTTCTTTTGCATGGAGAAGTATTCAAGGCGCCAGAGAGCTTCTAAAAGATGGTCTTTTTTGGAGAGTGGGAAATGGTCAATCAATCAATATATGGGGGGATTGCTGGATCCCAATTTCTTCAACTTATAGAATCCATTCCCCATCGAGGGTGTTGGACCCGAGTAGTAAGGTAAGTGAACTCCTTGACAACGGAAAGTGTGGATGGAACCAAGAGTTGTTGAAAAGTATCTTCACCGAGGAGGAAAGAGTTGCTATTACTTCTATCCCGATAAGCCAAACGAATCAACCAGATGTCCAGATATGGCGGTGCACAAACAATGGAATGTTCTCGGTGAAGAGTGCCTATCACCTTGCAAAAGAGATGGAAATGAGTGGGAATCCTGAAGGCTCTTTGAAGACAAAGGAGAGTATCTTGTGGAAGACTCTTTGGAGGCTAACTATTCCAAATGCAGctaaaaattttctttggaGAGCTTGTCACGATCTATTGCCAACAAAGGATAATCTTCTTAGGCGGAAGGTTGTGACTGAGCCTTGGTGTCCATTTTGTGAGAAGGAACCGGAAACTGTTTATCATGCTTTGTGGGGCTGCCCAGCAGCCACGGACGTTTGGGGTAGTAGCAGAAGAATTTTCCAGAAGTGTGTCATTGAGGGCAGCAACTTCATGGAGACGGCAGAATATATTCTTGAAAGAAGTGGAGCAGCTGAGTTTGGCATATTT ACTGAAGAACAGACCGAGGAGTTCAACAAAGCAAATGAGGTGAGTCACAATAGAAGTGTGGTGGAGAACAATGAGCGTGGAAAAAAGTGGTTAGCCCCGCCCCAAGGTTCGCACAAGATAAATTGGGATGTGGCTATTGATAAATTACATGAACGCATGGGGATAGGTGTCGTGATTAGAGGAGAAAATGGGCAGGTTATTGCGGCGATGAGTAAGACCACCTTGGGTTTATTGGAGCCGACAATGGGGGAAGCATTAGCCGCGTATCATGCAGTTTGCCTTGGAAGGAATCTGggaatgcaaaatatatatctaGAAGGTGATGCGAAACAAGTTGTGGAAGCAATAAATTCTCAAACGAGTACATGGAGTCGTTTCGGACACCTAATAGATGACACGAGGGGAATTTTACGATCTTTTTCAAGTTGGAGATGTAATTTTGTTTATCGAAATGCAAATGAGGCGGCACACCGGCTTGCAAAAGCGGCGATAACAGATATCAGTGATAGGATATGGAGGGATacaactccaaattgtattaGGGATATCGTTTTGATGGAGCAATCAGTTCTATCTTTGTGA